The Rhodococcus sp. X156 genome window below encodes:
- a CDS encoding DUF6802 family protein translates to MHIDESPAELLTVTVDGDEHTYHATVDADADGIADTVHLDTVDGSYEYSDTDGDGAADELTRYDVHGKVLGHAVLDPATGTWTADDRTTTTPAAVSTAPTVSAEIQAAADQAGPSTVDSDGDGVADTAVLQTAGRTVLVTDVDGDGTADVLTEVTSSGEHTSYEQGADGQWREAGGGDLGDGTGSPGAGATEPPAPAVTDPVTGEWIAR, encoded by the coding sequence ATGCACATCGACGAGAGCCCGGCCGAGCTGCTGACCGTCACCGTGGACGGGGACGAGCACACCTACCACGCCACCGTCGACGCGGACGCCGACGGCATCGCGGACACCGTCCACCTGGACACCGTCGACGGCAGCTACGAGTACTCCGACACCGACGGGGACGGCGCGGCGGACGAGCTCACCCGCTACGACGTGCACGGCAAGGTCCTCGGCCACGCCGTCCTCGATCCCGCCACCGGCACCTGGACCGCGGACGACAGGACCACCACCACCCCCGCAGCCGTGTCCACCGCGCCCACGGTCTCCGCCGAGATCCAGGCCGCCGCAGACCAAGCCGGTCCCTCCACCGTGGACTCCGACGGCGACGGCGTGGCCGACACCGCCGTGCTGCAGACCGCCGGCCGGACCGTCCTGGTGACCGACGTGGACGGTGACGGCACTGCCGACGTGCTGACCGAGGTGACCAGCAGCGGGGAGCACACCTCCTACGAACAGGGTGCTGACGGCCAGTGGCGGGAGGCCGGGGGCGGGGACCTCGGCGACGGCACCGGCAGCCCCGGCGCGGGAGCCACCGAGCCGCCGGCGCCGGCCGTGACCGACCCCGTCACCGGCGAGTGGATCGCCCGGTAG